In a single window of the Drosophila albomicans strain 15112-1751.03 chromosome 3, ASM965048v2, whole genome shotgun sequence genome:
- the LOC117571690 gene encoding uncharacterized protein LOC117571690 isoform X1 has protein sequence MITGPEARQTHRLLDLKKQQWAKEREEIARMDQMYHQHTSSTSHHKIERTSIRTYYSNLDLSQSSSTSNQTSSHASRPQPPQAMQLLVRQPQAGALTPSYRQMQRQRSEDYMNQLERYIDDFDGELDVAGDADFEDDELLYRRQRRGSYAPGMSARQLPLQAPGRYVELVPTSLQTAKGRMQHPGVQQQQQRLRSPSLPTLRQRDYAGRQQQQQQLQQQKAANQLGNVKGANIDPGNGNGNGNRLNNNNPGNGNPNQASVVGCQEEDTSGYLSDTPKNTHTPDIWYNDAASQNGSISGMGSASQADESLLSAAIAGRRLRRSIQGAATPTPTLTPSCGPQQALQGMLQAPAQAQTGKCKQALNHAYAIKGRRVPGQGHVYEPLAADGYLADGCCYLAAPPSSSNMSLSRDVSTSNTYQVHISNTSEHGDFYVHEQHERERARWANYNAQQQQQQHSQQQHQQQQVGMPPAGWLSRGMHDLKDSEDDVQSVQSSSTYLRGQNAPLDAQTLAERMDKRRKAAEYHNAIKKQLHERELIRKWELERHRQEEQLEEQRMRRQKQLEQERLEYERRQLQEREEVQKKKQMVMLDAIAKAEVAAKIEKQKKRLKRVPPLEQGQSLEQADKPELLQVLSVEEVEEIEEEVGESEEPDCSHTPRAAPPPQPAAAATATTAAPTAAAAAPSVVTEEKVLIGTPINLRRTITKPIKQPATEASTEEKENLALLMQPATLIPLPVTSDIFGLQNAIGNLQIATYFMQQPQAPMKPPSTGAAHMEQSYSKATMTQRTDTSICTEDGYQAEKEEEDEEPLHTARSALQTASGCFSPDSLEVDIAPVVAEQNKLALMPLKTPLQTTATGVGGCSSASRQRSGSQTDVETQTELPLNCDLCLFHDNFYKVLLKREVSTTTTTQTSKTQTQPAKESTAEKDHETTTTTTTTTTTTFKAKSKDKEKEKNKRNLGKEKDANKMDDRPKWGVNRPVVQYVKASDRDPFCLRKKKNHVAIAKPPRSQSMDSRLDTVVVLPEDQLGHGDTIITGGQHEEEEEGFLLKARNVCTEILPIKTDEKGRIFLNFREASAIMNEDEIKDKLRQKYFNFGRILPRRSWASATQHGLPYSVTAATATAPPATIATVGDLADD, from the exons ATGATTACGGGGCCGGAAGCAAGACAAACGCACAGGTTGTTGGACTTGAAGAAGCAGCAATGGGCTAAGGAACGAG AGGAAATCGCGCGCATGGATCAAATGTATCATCAGCATACTTCGTCCACATCGCACCACAAAATCGAACGCACCTCCATACGCACCTACTACTCGAATTTGGATCTCAGCCAGAGTTCCTCGACATCGAATCAAACCTCCAGCCACGCCTCCCGCCCACAGCCGCCACAAGCAATGCAGCTGCTGGTGCGTCAACCTCAAGCCGGAGCACTCACTCCCAGCTATCGTCAGATGCAGCGACAGCGCAGTGAGGATTACATGAATCAGCTGGAGCGCTACATCGATGACTTCGATGGCGAACTGGACGTGGCTGGTGATGCGGATTTCGAGGATGATGAGCTGCTCTATCGACGCCAGCGACGTGGCAGCTATGCGCCTGGCATGTCGGCCAGACAGTTGCCTCTTCAAGCACCTGGACGCTATGTGGAGCTGGTGCCCACTTCGCTGCAGACTGCCAAGGGACGCATGCAACATCCGGgtgtgcaacagcagcagcagagattACGGAGTCCCAGTTTACCAACCTTGAGGCAGCGGGATTATGCGGgcagacaacagcagcagcagcagctgcagcagcaaaaggcgGCCAATCAACTTGGCAACGTGAAGGGAGCAAACATTGATcctggcaacggcaacgggaATGGCAATcgattaaacaacaacaatccgGGCAATGGGAATCCCAATCAGGCCTCGGTTGTCGGTTGCCAGGAAGAGGACACTTCTGGCTATCTCAGCGATACGCCCAAGAACACGCACACTCCAGACATTTGGTATAACGACGCCGCCAGCCAAAATGGGAGCATTAGTGGCATGGGCAGCGCCAGCCAGGCGGACGAGAGTCTCCTCAGCGCTGCCATCGCTGGGCGCCGTCTTCGACGATCGATACAGGgtgctgccacgcccacgcccacccTCACGCCTAGCTGTGGGCCACAGCAGGCGTTGCAGGGCATGTTGCAAGCGCCCGCTCAGGCGCAGACTGGCAAGTGCAAACAGGCATTGAACCATGCATATGCCATTAAGGGACGACGTGTGCCAGGGCAGGGTCACGTCTACGAACCCCTCGCTGCCGACGGCTACCTCGCCGACGG TTGCTGTTATCTGGCGGCGCCGCCAAGTTCATCGAACATGAGTCTCAGCCGGGATGTGTCCACGTCGAACACGTATCAGGTGCACATCAGCAACACCTCGGAGCACGGCGACTTCTATGTCCACGAGCAGCACGAGAGAGAGCGCGCCCGCTGGGCCAACTACaatgcacagcagcagcagcaacaacattcacagcagcagcatcaacagcagcaggtggGAATGCCTCCGGCTGGCTGGTTGAGTCGTGGCATGCACGATCTGAAGGACAGCGAGGATGATGTGCAGTCGGTGCAATCCTCATCGACTTATTTACGTGGTCAGAATGCTCCACTCGATGCCCAGACGCTTGCCGAGCGCATGGACAAGCGTCGCAAGGCGGCTGAGTATCACAATGCCATCAAGAAGCAGCTGCACGAACGGGAGCTGATACGGAAGTGGGAGCTGGAGCGGCATCGCCAGGAGGAACAACTGGAGGAGCAACGTATGCGTCGCCAGAAGCAGCTGGAGCAGGAACGTCTGGAGTACGAGCGTCGGCAGCTGCAGGAGCGAGAGGAGgtacagaagaagaagcagatgGTCATGCTGGATGCCATAGCAAAGGCCGAGGTGGCGGCCAAAATcgagaaacaaaagaaacgcCTCAAACGTGTGCCACCGCTGGAGCAGGGACAAAGTTTAGAGCAGGCTGATAAGCCGGAGTTGCTGCAAGTGCTCTCCgtggaggaggtggaggaaaTAGAGGAGGAAGTAGGAGAGAGCGAGGAGCCAGACTGTTCACACACGCCACGAGCAGCACCGCCGccacagccagcagcagcagcaaccgcaacaacagcagcaccaacagcagcagcagcggctccTTCAGTTGTCACCGAGGAGAAAGTGTTGATTGGCACTCCGATTAATCTGCGACGCACCATCACCAAGCCCATCAAGCAGCCAGCAACTGAAGCAAGTACTGAAGAGAAGGAGAATCTGGCACTGTTGATGCAGCCTGCCACATTGATACCGCTGCCCGTGACCAGCGACATCTTTGGCCTGCAGAATGCGATTGGCAATCTGCAGATTGCCACCTACTTCATGCAACAGCCACAGGCACCGATGAAGCCGCCATCCACGGGAGCAGCTCACATGGAGCAGAGCTACTCCAAAGCGACGATGACACAGCGCACAGATACCTCCATCTGCACGGAGGATGGCTACCAGgcggagaaggaggaggaggacgagGAGCCACTGCACACGGCGCGTTCAGCTCTGCAGACTGCCAGCGGATGCTTCTCGCCCGACTCACTTGAAGTAGACATAGCGCCAGTGGTCGCGGAGCAGAACAAACTGGCACTGATGCCACTCAAGACACCGCTGCAAACAACAGCCACTGGAGTTGGTGGCTGCTCCTCGGCAAGCAGGCAGCGAAGTGGCAGTCAAACGGATGTGGAGACACAAACGGAGTTGCCGCTGAACTGTGATCTCTGTCTGTTCCACGACAACTTCTATAAGGTGTTGCTGAAGCGTGAGGTGTCCACGACGACCACAACACAAACCTCGAAGACGCAGACGCAGCCGGCCAAGGAGTCAACGGCGGAAAAGGATCACGAGACGacgaccacaacaacaacgactacgACAACAACTTTTAAGGCAAAAAGTAAGgacaaggagaaggagaagaacaAGCGGAATCTGGGCAAAGAGAAGGATGCCAACAAGATGGATGATCGACCCAAGTGGGGCGTCAATCGACCTGTTGTCCAGTATGTCAAGGCCAGCGATCGCGATCCCTTCTGTCTGCGCAAGAAGAAGAATCACGTGGCCATTGCAAAGCCGCCACGCTCTCAGTCCATGGACTCACGCCTGGATACGGTTGTTGTGCTGCCTGAGGATCAGTTGGGTCATGGCGACACTATCATCACAGGCGGCCAGCacgaagaggaggaagagggTTTCCTACTAAAGGCACGCAACGTTTGCACCGAAATATTACCGATTAAAACGGATGAGAAGGGTCGCATCTTCCTCAACTTTAGGGAGGCGAGCGCCATCATGAACGAAGACGAGATCAAGGACAAGCTGCGGCAGAAGTACTTCAACTTCGGCCGCATCCTGCCCAGACGCAGCTGGGCATCGGCCACGCAGCATGGTCTGCCTTACAGTGTGaccgcagccacagcaactgcTCCGCCAGCCACAATTGCAACTGTCGGCGATCTGGCGGATGATTGA
- the LOC117571690 gene encoding transcription factor SPT20 homolog isoform X3 yields MSLSRDVSTSNTYQVHISNTSEHGDFYVHEQHERERARWANYNAQQQQQQHSQQQHQQQQVGMPPAGWLSRGMHDLKDSEDDVQSVQSSSTYLRGQNAPLDAQTLAERMDKRRKAAEYHNAIKKQLHERELIRKWELERHRQEEQLEEQRMRRQKQLEQERLEYERRQLQEREEVQKKKQMVMLDAIAKAEVAAKIEKQKKRLKRVPPLEQGQSLEQADKPELLQVLSVEEVEEIEEEVGESEEPDCSHTPRAAPPPQPAAAATATTAAPTAAAAAPSVVTEEKVLIGTPINLRRTITKPIKQPATEASTEEKENLALLMQPATLIPLPVTSDIFGLQNAIGNLQIATYFMQQPQAPMKPPSTGAAHMEQSYSKATMTQRTDTSICTEDGYQAEKEEEDEEPLHTARSALQTASGCFSPDSLEVDIAPVVAEQNKLALMPLKTPLQTTATGVGGCSSASRQRSGSQTDVETQTELPLNCDLCLFHDNFYKVLLKREVSTTTTTQTSKTQTQPAKESTAEKDHETTTTTTTTTTTTFKAKSKDKEKEKNKRNLGKEKDANKMDDRPKWGVNRPVVQYVKASDRDPFCLRKKKNHVAIAKPPRSQSMDSRLDTVVVLPEDQLGHGDTIITGGQHEEEEEGFLLKARNVCTEILPIKTDEKGRIFLNFREASAIMNEDEIKDKLRQKYFNFGRILPRRSWASATQHGLPYSVTAATATAPPATIATVGDLADD; encoded by the coding sequence ATGAGTCTCAGCCGGGATGTGTCCACGTCGAACACGTATCAGGTGCACATCAGCAACACCTCGGAGCACGGCGACTTCTATGTCCACGAGCAGCACGAGAGAGAGCGCGCCCGCTGGGCCAACTACaatgcacagcagcagcagcaacaacattcacagcagcagcatcaacagcagcaggtggGAATGCCTCCGGCTGGCTGGTTGAGTCGTGGCATGCACGATCTGAAGGACAGCGAGGATGATGTGCAGTCGGTGCAATCCTCATCGACTTATTTACGTGGTCAGAATGCTCCACTCGATGCCCAGACGCTTGCCGAGCGCATGGACAAGCGTCGCAAGGCGGCTGAGTATCACAATGCCATCAAGAAGCAGCTGCACGAACGGGAGCTGATACGGAAGTGGGAGCTGGAGCGGCATCGCCAGGAGGAACAACTGGAGGAGCAACGTATGCGTCGCCAGAAGCAGCTGGAGCAGGAACGTCTGGAGTACGAGCGTCGGCAGCTGCAGGAGCGAGAGGAGgtacagaagaagaagcagatgGTCATGCTGGATGCCATAGCAAAGGCCGAGGTGGCGGCCAAAATcgagaaacaaaagaaacgcCTCAAACGTGTGCCACCGCTGGAGCAGGGACAAAGTTTAGAGCAGGCTGATAAGCCGGAGTTGCTGCAAGTGCTCTCCgtggaggaggtggaggaaaTAGAGGAGGAAGTAGGAGAGAGCGAGGAGCCAGACTGTTCACACACGCCACGAGCAGCACCGCCGccacagccagcagcagcagcaaccgcaacaacagcagcaccaacagcagcagcagcggctccTTCAGTTGTCACCGAGGAGAAAGTGTTGATTGGCACTCCGATTAATCTGCGACGCACCATCACCAAGCCCATCAAGCAGCCAGCAACTGAAGCAAGTACTGAAGAGAAGGAGAATCTGGCACTGTTGATGCAGCCTGCCACATTGATACCGCTGCCCGTGACCAGCGACATCTTTGGCCTGCAGAATGCGATTGGCAATCTGCAGATTGCCACCTACTTCATGCAACAGCCACAGGCACCGATGAAGCCGCCATCCACGGGAGCAGCTCACATGGAGCAGAGCTACTCCAAAGCGACGATGACACAGCGCACAGATACCTCCATCTGCACGGAGGATGGCTACCAGgcggagaaggaggaggaggacgagGAGCCACTGCACACGGCGCGTTCAGCTCTGCAGACTGCCAGCGGATGCTTCTCGCCCGACTCACTTGAAGTAGACATAGCGCCAGTGGTCGCGGAGCAGAACAAACTGGCACTGATGCCACTCAAGACACCGCTGCAAACAACAGCCACTGGAGTTGGTGGCTGCTCCTCGGCAAGCAGGCAGCGAAGTGGCAGTCAAACGGATGTGGAGACACAAACGGAGTTGCCGCTGAACTGTGATCTCTGTCTGTTCCACGACAACTTCTATAAGGTGTTGCTGAAGCGTGAGGTGTCCACGACGACCACAACACAAACCTCGAAGACGCAGACGCAGCCGGCCAAGGAGTCAACGGCGGAAAAGGATCACGAGACGacgaccacaacaacaacgactacgACAACAACTTTTAAGGCAAAAAGTAAGgacaaggagaaggagaagaacaAGCGGAATCTGGGCAAAGAGAAGGATGCCAACAAGATGGATGATCGACCCAAGTGGGGCGTCAATCGACCTGTTGTCCAGTATGTCAAGGCCAGCGATCGCGATCCCTTCTGTCTGCGCAAGAAGAAGAATCACGTGGCCATTGCAAAGCCGCCACGCTCTCAGTCCATGGACTCACGCCTGGATACGGTTGTTGTGCTGCCTGAGGATCAGTTGGGTCATGGCGACACTATCATCACAGGCGGCCAGCacgaagaggaggaagagggTTTCCTACTAAAGGCACGCAACGTTTGCACCGAAATATTACCGATTAAAACGGATGAGAAGGGTCGCATCTTCCTCAACTTTAGGGAGGCGAGCGCCATCATGAACGAAGACGAGATCAAGGACAAGCTGCGGCAGAAGTACTTCAACTTCGGCCGCATCCTGCCCAGACGCAGCTGGGCATCGGCCACGCAGCATGGTCTGCCTTACAGTGTGaccgcagccacagcaactgcTCCGCCAGCCACAATTGCAACTGTCGGCGATCTGGCGGATGATTGA
- the LOC117571690 gene encoding transcription factor SPT20 homolog isoform X2, whose amino-acid sequence MIHSFVRFVRCCYLAAPPSSSNMSLSRDVSTSNTYQVHISNTSEHGDFYVHEQHERERARWANYNAQQQQQQHSQQQHQQQQVGMPPAGWLSRGMHDLKDSEDDVQSVQSSSTYLRGQNAPLDAQTLAERMDKRRKAAEYHNAIKKQLHERELIRKWELERHRQEEQLEEQRMRRQKQLEQERLEYERRQLQEREEVQKKKQMVMLDAIAKAEVAAKIEKQKKRLKRVPPLEQGQSLEQADKPELLQVLSVEEVEEIEEEVGESEEPDCSHTPRAAPPPQPAAAATATTAAPTAAAAAPSVVTEEKVLIGTPINLRRTITKPIKQPATEASTEEKENLALLMQPATLIPLPVTSDIFGLQNAIGNLQIATYFMQQPQAPMKPPSTGAAHMEQSYSKATMTQRTDTSICTEDGYQAEKEEEDEEPLHTARSALQTASGCFSPDSLEVDIAPVVAEQNKLALMPLKTPLQTTATGVGGCSSASRQRSGSQTDVETQTELPLNCDLCLFHDNFYKVLLKREVSTTTTTQTSKTQTQPAKESTAEKDHETTTTTTTTTTTTFKAKSKDKEKEKNKRNLGKEKDANKMDDRPKWGVNRPVVQYVKASDRDPFCLRKKKNHVAIAKPPRSQSMDSRLDTVVVLPEDQLGHGDTIITGGQHEEEEEGFLLKARNVCTEILPIKTDEKGRIFLNFREASAIMNEDEIKDKLRQKYFNFGRILPRRSWASATQHGLPYSVTAATATAPPATIATVGDLADD is encoded by the coding sequence TTGCTGTTATCTGGCGGCGCCGCCAAGTTCATCGAACATGAGTCTCAGCCGGGATGTGTCCACGTCGAACACGTATCAGGTGCACATCAGCAACACCTCGGAGCACGGCGACTTCTATGTCCACGAGCAGCACGAGAGAGAGCGCGCCCGCTGGGCCAACTACaatgcacagcagcagcagcaacaacattcacagcagcagcatcaacagcagcaggtggGAATGCCTCCGGCTGGCTGGTTGAGTCGTGGCATGCACGATCTGAAGGACAGCGAGGATGATGTGCAGTCGGTGCAATCCTCATCGACTTATTTACGTGGTCAGAATGCTCCACTCGATGCCCAGACGCTTGCCGAGCGCATGGACAAGCGTCGCAAGGCGGCTGAGTATCACAATGCCATCAAGAAGCAGCTGCACGAACGGGAGCTGATACGGAAGTGGGAGCTGGAGCGGCATCGCCAGGAGGAACAACTGGAGGAGCAACGTATGCGTCGCCAGAAGCAGCTGGAGCAGGAACGTCTGGAGTACGAGCGTCGGCAGCTGCAGGAGCGAGAGGAGgtacagaagaagaagcagatgGTCATGCTGGATGCCATAGCAAAGGCCGAGGTGGCGGCCAAAATcgagaaacaaaagaaacgcCTCAAACGTGTGCCACCGCTGGAGCAGGGACAAAGTTTAGAGCAGGCTGATAAGCCGGAGTTGCTGCAAGTGCTCTCCgtggaggaggtggaggaaaTAGAGGAGGAAGTAGGAGAGAGCGAGGAGCCAGACTGTTCACACACGCCACGAGCAGCACCGCCGccacagccagcagcagcagcaaccgcaacaacagcagcaccaacagcagcagcagcggctccTTCAGTTGTCACCGAGGAGAAAGTGTTGATTGGCACTCCGATTAATCTGCGACGCACCATCACCAAGCCCATCAAGCAGCCAGCAACTGAAGCAAGTACTGAAGAGAAGGAGAATCTGGCACTGTTGATGCAGCCTGCCACATTGATACCGCTGCCCGTGACCAGCGACATCTTTGGCCTGCAGAATGCGATTGGCAATCTGCAGATTGCCACCTACTTCATGCAACAGCCACAGGCACCGATGAAGCCGCCATCCACGGGAGCAGCTCACATGGAGCAGAGCTACTCCAAAGCGACGATGACACAGCGCACAGATACCTCCATCTGCACGGAGGATGGCTACCAGgcggagaaggaggaggaggacgagGAGCCACTGCACACGGCGCGTTCAGCTCTGCAGACTGCCAGCGGATGCTTCTCGCCCGACTCACTTGAAGTAGACATAGCGCCAGTGGTCGCGGAGCAGAACAAACTGGCACTGATGCCACTCAAGACACCGCTGCAAACAACAGCCACTGGAGTTGGTGGCTGCTCCTCGGCAAGCAGGCAGCGAAGTGGCAGTCAAACGGATGTGGAGACACAAACGGAGTTGCCGCTGAACTGTGATCTCTGTCTGTTCCACGACAACTTCTATAAGGTGTTGCTGAAGCGTGAGGTGTCCACGACGACCACAACACAAACCTCGAAGACGCAGACGCAGCCGGCCAAGGAGTCAACGGCGGAAAAGGATCACGAGACGacgaccacaacaacaacgactacgACAACAACTTTTAAGGCAAAAAGTAAGgacaaggagaaggagaagaacaAGCGGAATCTGGGCAAAGAGAAGGATGCCAACAAGATGGATGATCGACCCAAGTGGGGCGTCAATCGACCTGTTGTCCAGTATGTCAAGGCCAGCGATCGCGATCCCTTCTGTCTGCGCAAGAAGAAGAATCACGTGGCCATTGCAAAGCCGCCACGCTCTCAGTCCATGGACTCACGCCTGGATACGGTTGTTGTGCTGCCTGAGGATCAGTTGGGTCATGGCGACACTATCATCACAGGCGGCCAGCacgaagaggaggaagagggTTTCCTACTAAAGGCACGCAACGTTTGCACCGAAATATTACCGATTAAAACGGATGAGAAGGGTCGCATCTTCCTCAACTTTAGGGAGGCGAGCGCCATCATGAACGAAGACGAGATCAAGGACAAGCTGCGGCAGAAGTACTTCAACTTCGGCCGCATCCTGCCCAGACGCAGCTGGGCATCGGCCACGCAGCATGGTCTGCCTTACAGTGTGaccgcagccacagcaactgcTCCGCCAGCCACAATTGCAACTGTCGGCGATCTGGCGGATGATTGA